ACGTTGCTAGTGAGACTGAGGAGCTGAATTTTAAGTTacaatttatttcaattaatattaacttaaataaatttaaattatattgctGTTTATGGCTTATTTCGACCATATTAGACAACATTCCTTATTGAGATAAAATGCATATGCGAAGGCATGCATAGCATCATTTACTTCACTTACCATTGTGGttttcagtttcctctttatTTACGGCCCCAAGAATTTATCTTACTCTCTCTACTGGGCATTTAAAAGGACATTCAATTTtatcttgtgtttttttgtggGCTGGAGAggttttatattatttagtttACAGTATTGCCAGAAGTGGAACATAgtctgctttcattttctcttccctctaaTCCATCATCTTTACTGGAAAGCAACTTTTCCAGTTGCAAATCTGTTGTTGTTACATATCTGCTTTCAAGAGTTCCCTATTCTCTCAGAATACAGTCTGAGTTCAGTGTGGCATATGAGGTCCTCTGTAACCTGACCCCTGCCTGTTTCCTCAGCCTTACCTTTCATTGCATCTTTGTGTTCTTCATATTCAAGCAGTGTCAAAGCCTTGTACTTCCTTAAAAGTGTCCACTATTTCATACCTTAGGTACTCTGCTCATCTTGCTCCTTGGAATATTCTCCTACCCCCATCCCACCTCCTATCTGGAATATTCTCCTAACCCTATCCCACCTCCTATCTGCTAACCAACATCTGCTCATTTTTACAACAGCTCTCACATCTCCACCTCTCTGAAGGCTTTACTGACTCCTGTTTTGTACCTCTTCTGGACCCTGTATAGCATTCGGTCACTTCATTGCGGCCCCTCCCAGGGTGGACTCCTAGAAAAAGACTTGCTTTGTTTTAGTCTCTGGAACCAACCCCAACACCTAGCCCAGGGACTGATGCATGGAGGTGCTGATGTCGGGACTTCTTTATCCAAGAGGGTAGTGGCATCTCTGTGAGACATCCATGGGGCAGTTCAAGGCACATCCTTGCTCCAGATTAGAGGAGCTCTGAAGTGGGGAAGGGGTAATGTCTTCCTCAGAGAGCTCTAAAAGTAGTTTTGAGGCCTCAAGTTCCTAATAAGCCCAAGCTTCACAGACTCATCCTACTTCAGTTCCAGTTTTCTGCtagctttcctttcattttctgagAGTCAGTATTGTGACTGTGTAGTTGAGAACCAGAGGGCCCTGCTTGTGTCTTTTCACCAACCACCTGTGAGGCTCCCCACACCCCTCTAACAGTTCTCTTTGGACCTTTTCTTTACTCTTGTGAGAGGGCCCAGTCAGAGTGGGCAGATCAGGAAAGAATAGGGCCTTGGGTCAGTATGTGGATGGCTGGCCCTGCCTCACTGAGCTGAGCTGGCTCAGTGCTGAGCCGGTTAGGAATATCTTTCCCTTACTCCTAGTCTGTCCACTGCTgctccagggaggcagggagccctTGGCCTTTCTGTTCCAGGAGAATAAGAATATTAAGTCTCCAAATGAAATGTACTCAGTGTCCAGTGTTTAGCAGGTtcttaaggaaatatatattgGATTGAAACCTGCTTAGTTTGTCTCAGTCTCCCAGGCTGTTTATGAGCTGTTGCTATCCTGAGAGCACTGGGCTGAGAGAAGTCTAGATCTAACACTAACTCTGCccttaactagctgtgtgacttggaggaagttgcttaacctctctgccTCCCAGTTTCCAGGTTATTATGTGTAAGGTATCTAGCACAGACCCCCAGTGCTTATGAGGTGCTTGGCGACTGTGTCTTCCCTTTTCTACATCCTTGTGGGATGTGTGCTCTCAGTTTATATATGAGAaagtcttccttcctcttcttgtcATGTCTTTGTCAAGCCCTTTCCAGGCTGAAGcaaaggctgtgtgtgtgtgtgtgtgtgtgtgtgtgtgtgcgtgtgtatgcacagaagatgagaaaaaacCTAGTGCCAAGAGGAGAGATCCCTCTAATACCCAGGCCACCAAATTGTTCTTTTGTGTCCTCtgatttttcattcttattatgGGGTCATTTATCCAGGGTCTCTGCTCTGAAAAAACTGGGCTCTTACAGAAAGTTAATCTAACTTATTTATAGTACATTccccagaaatacaaaagataactTCAAAGGCTGTTATAATTCACGTTCTGGGGGAGAAACCTGTCCTGGCACACCtgtgaggggaggggctgggcctgcCAGGTAAGAGCAGGAGGCGAGTACCTCTGAGTGGTGAGTGGGTCAGAGGAGCTCGCAGGTGTGGGGCATGGGGACAGATCTGTTAGTATTCTCTCAGGAACCCAGTTCTTTGCCTTCATCAGCTGCTTCTGCTCCTTCAACTGCTTCATTAACTTGAGCAGAAGTCTTGGGTCAGCTTTCAGGTTAGTTGTTGGCTGGTGTTTTCCCTGGAGGAGAGCTGGGAGACTGGCTATAATCACTTCCATTAGCAGTTGGCAGCTCCCCAATCTGCTTTTTAACCTGGACTGTCTCAGCCCTGACATCTGCTGTTACCTGCTGTGGTGCTCACATGTGAGTGCAGGCTGCATCCGCTGTTTGTTCCCCACCTTACCCCACGTTGGTGGGCCTTGGCACCAGCTGCCATAGCAGAATCTCTCACACTGTGCAGTCTGTGAAGACCCGCTCCAAGTACCACTGTCCTAATGAGAGCAGCTTTGCTCCCTGGCACTTACTGGAGTGCAAAGCTGTTGGGGACAGACCTCTGAGTGTGGCCTCAGGAAGGAATCCAGCCCAGAAAACCATCATTAGTGCCTTGAGTAAATGTGTCCTAGGAGGCTAAGACAAGAGCTAAGtgggatgatgatgataataccAGCTGCCTGTAGCTGAGTAcatactctgtgccagacactaggCTAAACactttgaactcatgacctctcTTAGTATAACAGCCTGTTAAGGTAGATATTGGTCTCTTTTTGCAGTTGGATAAtgtgaggctcagggaggggaaaTAACCCCTAGTTCAAAATCACACGAACTAACTGGCAGAGCCGAGACCACTGTCTCCAGAGCTCATGTTCTTGCCACCAAATATCTCTGGCATGACTGGACACAGAACTTTTTAAAGGTTGTGTATGCCAGAGGCAGGTGGAAATTGTGCAGGTTGGTGGTTCTAAGGCCTATATTTACCACGAATTAGTTGTAGAGACTGACCTGCGAGAGACTGGAGAAACTGACTCTTATTCACCAAGCTGATTGAGGGGCCAGGCACAGGGCAAGCAGCCACCATGGAGCCAGTGGGTCCTCCTCCCTGGCACTGCGTGGTGTCACCTAGGAAGGTGAGCCCTGGTGGCACAAGTTTGAACAGCACTGAAATCAAGGCAAGGAACTTGCAGCCTGAGTatatggagaaggaggaaggggcagacagGCTTCCTGCCTTGCTTTGATGTGTCTGGGATGTTTGCATCATATGTTAGCCTcagatttttttatgtttgagCCCCAAATGCTCTTGTCATTGTTTCCTCCCCTAAACTTCTAGAGCCATAACTCTACCTGCTGCCTTCCTGAGTTATTGATGGGTATCCAGCCCCAGTCATGGAATAAATCTGGGGGTGTGAGTCAGAAGGAGCTCTGAGTTAGTTGGTGCAGAGCCTGTCCACAGTGGCAGGTTGTAACATTCACCAGCACCCCCTTGGAGCCTTGGTTTTATCAAGGTACTGGAGCACTAAATgtcccttcatttttctctctcctagatACATCTTTATTATTCCCAATTCCCACTTCAAAGACCTCTGAGAGTACGAGAGAACCCACTTGGCTGGGGCCGAATGAATAATTCTTTTACCTATGCTCTCTCCTCAAGTAGTTATATTCAAAGAACTGCTCGGTTCACCGGAAACTGGGACCTCCCCAGGGCGGCTACCGCTGAACCCCTCGCAGGGCACACGGGTAGACTGGAATTCATGTCTGGGCTGCTGTTCCGGGGCTGTTGAATCCGTATGGCCCCATCCCTCCGTCGGTTTGTAAGTGCCTGGAGGAGAGGCGGGCTGCCCCAGGGGAAAGCCGCCCCGCTGCCTGCAGAACAAGTTGTGCTGACCAGGGGCAGAGGCCTGAACCTGTCGTCTGTGCCTGCGGCTCAGAGGCTCGGTCTGAGGCCCTCGGGCTGCTAAGGCTTCAGCGGCTCGGCCGCGGGAGCGCTGAGCGACTTCCCTGGGCATCCTCCGCTCGGGTGAGGGCCTCCCGGCGCCAACCCGCCCACCTCCCGCCGCTCggtccctcccagcccctctcccctcctcgaGGCCCCCCTCGGGGCTCCCACCCCGACGCTCGGGCCTCCGCTGCCCTTTCCCCCTTTTGTTCCTGCCGATCCAGGGAGCCAGGCTTTCTCCTCCTCtggtctctgctcctcctccgCCCCTTGAATCCAGTCCTGGTTTCCCCGCCGCCAGCCTCCCTttcctcccgcccccgcccccgccgcgcccgctgCCGCCGCGGGGCTCCGCTGCGCGCCCACCCGCTGCCACCGCGGGGCTCGGCTCGCCCAGTCCGGCGGCTCCAGTCCGGGTCTCGCTGCTGCCCAGGCCGGGTGCGAGCCCCAGCCGCTGGGGCGGAGGCAGCGCTGGCCCCGGCTCCCCTCGGCCGCCTCGCCAGCCCGGGGTCGGCGGGGAGGGAGCAGCCGGGCcgccccccgagcccctccgaggaCAATGCACCCGGCGCTCGGCGACCCGCGCTCGGTCTCGTCCTCGTCCGGCTgctgccccccgccgcccccgccgcccgccgccgcccggctgCAGCCCCTCTTCCTCCGGGGGGGGTCCTCCCGCGGCCGGCGAGGCTCGGGcgacagcagcaccagcaccagcaccagccgggggggaggcggcggcaggcgcggcgggggcgggggcggcggcggcggcggcggcggcggcggctcccccAGCAGCAGCACCGGCGCGGAGAGGGAGGACGACGACgacagcatcagcatcagcatcagcatcagcaaGCCGCTggtgcccgccgccgccgcgcccccgggACCCCCGGCCCAGGGGGGCGCCccggccgccggccccgcccccgccgccttCGCCGCCGCcgcgtcctcctcctcctccacctccacgcCCACCTCCTCCGGCAGCATGACCGCGGCGGACttcggcggcggcgcggcgggggccgtcgggggtcccgggggccgcgcgggcgggggcgggggcgcgggcgcgggcgcgggcggccccgGGACGGGCGGCGGCGCGTCCTGCTGctcgtgctgctgctgctgctgcggccgCGCGGGCCGCTCGGGCCGCAGGGGTCGGCGCCGAggctgcgccccccgccccgggtgcCGCTGGGGCTACCAGGCGCTGTCCGTGGTGCTGCTGCTGGCCCAGGGCGGCCTGCTGGACCTGTACCTCATCGCCGTCACCGACCTGTACTGGTGCTCCTGGATCGCCACGGACCTGGTGGTGGCGGCGGGCTGGGCCATCTTCTTCGCCAAGAACAGCCGGGGCCGtcggggcggcgcggcgggcggcgcgcaCACCCActaccagcaccaccaccacgcGGCGCCGCCCCTGCAcctgcccgccgcccccgccgcctccgccgcctccgccgGGGCCAAGgcgcgcggcggccgcgggggcgcaggcggcccggggggcggcccgggggctgCCGGGGCGGCGGGCGAGTTCGCCTTCGCCTACCTGGCCTGGCTCATCTACTCCATCGCCTTCACGCCCAAGGTGGTGCTGATCCTGGGCACGTCCATCCTGGACCTCATCGAGCTGCGCGCGCCCCTGGGCACCACCGGCTTCCGACTCACCATGGCGCTGTCGGTGCCCCTGCTCTACAGCCTGGTGCGGGCCATCAGCGAGGCGGGCGCCGCCCCCGGCTCCGCGGGGCCCCTGCTCCTGCAGCCCCAGCGGCACCGAGCCGCCGGCTGCTTCCTGGGCACGTGCCTGGACCTGCTCGACAGCTTCACCCTGGTGGAGCTGACGCTGGAGGGCCGCGTGCTGCTGCCTGCGCACCTGCGCTACCTGCTCATCGCCGTCTACTTCCTCACCCTCGCCTCGCCGGTGCTCTGGCTCTACGAGCTCAACGCCGCGGCGGCCGCGCCGCCCTGGGGCCCggctcctgggcctgggccgGGCAGCTGTAGCCGCCTGCTGCGCCTGCTGGGCGGCTGCCTGGTGGACGTGCCGCTGCTGGCGCTGCGCTGCCTCCTGGTGGTGAGCTACCAGCAGCCGCTCTCCGTCTTCATGCTCAAGAACCTCTTCTTCCTCGCCTGCCGAGGCCTGGAGGCCCTGGAGGGCTGTTGGGACCAGGGCAGTCGGGCCTCCCCCGGCCGGGGGCGAGGGGGCTACGgagccccgcccgccgccccgccgccgccgccgccgccgccgccgccaggagGCTCCCAGCTGGGCCACTGCATCTCGGAGAACGAGGGCGGCGCGCACGGCTACGTCAACACCCTGGCCGCGGCGTCCCAGAATTGAGGAGGCGTTGCCCCTGTCCTCCGACCGTCCCTCACCCAGATGCCATCAGGCTCTATTTAGAGGACGGAGCTGTTAGTTGGGCTGAGGGCTGCTGTGTCCTGCACCCTCTGGTCAACAGCTTGGAGGGAGATGAGCAGCCAGTGTGACGGAGGAAGAGCCACCCGCTGCTCTGttctcccttctcctgccctACCCTCATCCAGCCTCAGGGGTCCGGGTACTTCTGCTTCTTGCTTTTCCCACCGCCATCCTAAGTCTTGTACATTGTGGGGGAAAACGGAGGACACGGGGTGCCCAGACAGGGGTGCTGGGCCTTAAGCCTTTCCCCTCGCGGGGAAGTGCCAGCTTCTCATAGGCTGTGGCCGTGTGGTCCTTGTCCCACGCCTGGAAACTGATCCAGAATCCACTGTTCCCCTGGTGGGTctctttggactttttttttttttcccagatggtAGGTGCAAAGACTGTCTGTGTATAGTACAGTTTTCTTGTGTCCACACTGTGGCCCCTTGCAATCAGTAGGAGATCTGGGGAGGCCCTGTCCTTCCTTCCCGCCACACACAGGACCGCCCTCTTCATTCCTACCTGAATTTGTGGCCATGAATTCCCAGAAAGAACTGGGCTCCTGCGAGCTGCCCAGTTGCTCCCCTCCAAGGGAGAAGCTCACCCAGGATCTTCCTCAGTTCCACTCCTCTCTTCTCAGCTTGGAGGCAGAGAGGGTCCATACACTAATGACCAAACTGCACCCTTTCTTGGGTGAGTGAGCATTTCTACCTCCGTGCTTTCAACTTTTGTTGCATCGTGCACTGATGCTGCTTgcaaaaaacaaaggcaaaatactCAGAAGTTACATTCAACATGGCCACTGGATCCAGCTGGGGTTTGGTGCCAGTCTTATTACAGGGTCTGTGGAGTATCAGCCATTGGCTTGCCCTCCCGCTCTCACTTCCTCTACACCCAGGACTCTTACTCCTCCCAAGGTTTGTTGCTGACTGGGTCAGATCTTGGCTCAGAATGACAGCTTTGGTGGGGCTCCTGAATAGATGTGATGTTGGGGTTCCCATTGCTCAAGGGAATCCATTCCCCATCTGTCCTTCCTCTAGGAAGCCTGGTATAGATCAGAAAGGGCGATGATGACCTTTGTCCTCTGCTCTGGCTAAGGGAATTTCTAAGGAGAAGGCAGGCTGCATGGAGAGGCTGGGCAaatcctccccctgccctgccttcctccctaGTATTCTTGAGATGAATGACAAGGGACACCTAGGGGTTGCCCGCTTATAGTCTCCATGTAGGACATCACTCTTAGAATCTTTGAGGATGGGTAAGTATTTTTAGGAGAGGTAAGAGTGCTGGAGGACAGTTGGCAGCAAGGCCAGGAAATACTCACTTTCTTCCACCCCAACtaggatggggtgggggacaaAACTGTAagaatttttgtttcctgtcCCCCCTCCTTATACTTCGTGTGGTGTAACAAACCCTGGACAAAGGACCAGAAGTCATGGGTTGTAGTTTTGACTGTCACTCACTAGCTTTGAGTGACACATCACTTTTTGCTTTCTGGGCCCCAGTTTTTCACTTGGGGCCCTTCTCTCTCAACTTCCTGGGGGTTTGTTGACAAAAGACATCCATATAGACAAGACACAGAGGGGTTGGTATCTTGACCAGAGTTCTGAGCCTCCCCTACTGTCACAGTGGGGAACAACAGtggaaaaatatttactctcagtGGATTGTCTGTGCTTTCAGCCCCTCACCCTACCAGGTCCAATATAGGGGGTTGGATTTTGcaactagtc
This genomic interval from Vulpes lagopus strain Blue_001 chromosome 21, ASM1834538v1, whole genome shotgun sequence contains the following:
- the TMEM121B gene encoding transmembrane protein 121B; the encoded protein is MHPALGDPRSVSSSSGCCPPPPPPPAAARLQPLFLRGGSSRGRRGSGDSSTSTSTSRGGGGGRRGGGGGGGGGGGGGGSPSSSTGAEREDDDDSISISISISKPLVPAAAAPPGPPAQGGAPAAGPAPAAFAAAASSSSSTSTPTSSGSMTAADFGGGAAGAVGGPGGRAGGGGGAGAGAGGPGTGGGASCCSCCCCCCGRAGRSGRRGRRRGCAPRPGCRWGYQALSVVLLLAQGGLLDLYLIAVTDLYWCSWIATDLVVAAGWAIFFAKNSRGRRGGAAGGAHTHYQHHHHAAPPLHLPAAPAASAASAGAKARGGRGGAGGPGGGPGAAGAAGEFAFAYLAWLIYSIAFTPKVVLILGTSILDLIELRAPLGTTGFRLTMALSVPLLYSLVRAISEAGAAPGSAGPLLLQPQRHRAAGCFLGTCLDLLDSFTLVELTLEGRVLLPAHLRYLLIAVYFLTLASPVLWLYELNAAAAAPPWGPAPGPGPGSCSRLLRLLGGCLVDVPLLALRCLLVVSYQQPLSVFMLKNLFFLACRGLEALEGCWDQGSRASPGRGRGGYGAPPAAPPPPPPPPPPGGSQLGHCISENEGGAHGYVNTLAAASQN